The following proteins are encoded in a genomic region of Streptomyces sp. NBC_01723:
- a CDS encoding nitroreductase — MDVYEAVASRRSVRRFTDRPVPREVLERVLSAAVWAPSGSNLQPWHAFVLTGGPLDSVKKRAGARLAAGDPWDEPEYEQYPTHLKSPYQERRSAFGEQRYGALGIPRADVEARQRAASANWDCFGAPAAMFCYIDRDLGRPQWSDVGMFLQTVMLLLRAEGLHSCTQMAWAKFHRTVAETVMPPRDLTLFCGMSIGYERPDARTTRTGRAPVRETVTFVGA; from the coding sequence ATGGACGTCTACGAGGCGGTCGCGAGTCGACGGTCCGTACGCCGATTCACCGACCGGCCCGTCCCGCGGGAAGTCCTCGAGCGCGTGCTGTCCGCCGCCGTCTGGGCACCCTCCGGATCGAACCTCCAGCCCTGGCACGCCTTCGTCCTCACGGGTGGGCCGCTGGACTCGGTCAAGAAGCGGGCGGGTGCCCGGCTGGCCGCGGGCGATCCCTGGGACGAACCCGAGTACGAGCAGTACCCGACCCACCTCAAGTCCCCGTACCAGGAGCGCCGGAGTGCCTTCGGGGAGCAGCGCTACGGCGCCCTGGGCATCCCGCGGGCCGACGTCGAGGCACGGCAGCGGGCCGCCTCGGCTAACTGGGACTGCTTCGGGGCGCCGGCCGCGATGTTCTGCTACATCGACCGAGATCTGGGCCGCCCGCAGTGGAGCGACGTGGGCATGTTCCTCCAGACGGTGATGCTGCTCCTGCGCGCGGAAGGACTGCACAGCTGCACGCAGATGGCGTGGGCCAAGTTCCACCGGACCGTCGCCGAAACCGTGATGCCCCCGCGGGACCTGACCCTCTTCTGCGGCATGTCGATCGGATACGAGCGCCCCGACGCGCGCACCACCCGCACCGGCCGGGCTCCGGTGCGGGAGACGGTCACGTTCGTCGGCGCCTGA